The Pedobacter ginsengisoli region TCATTTTATGTCCTGTTTTAATTAATGGTTTTGGACCAATCCCAGCATTTGGCTTAACTGGCGCTGCAATGGCAACAAGTCTTGGTCGCGGTATTGGTGTTTGCTATCAGGTTTATCACCTTGTAAGCGATAAGGGCTTGCTAAAAGTAAAACTTTCGTACTTTAAACCTCATTTTGAACAGATAAAAGCTTTATTAAAAATTGCTACTCCGGGTATTTTCCAATTTGTTATTGCATCATGCAGTTGGATATTTCTGGCACAACTGGTGGCCACAACAGGTGGCGATCATGGATCAGCAGGCTATCAAACGGCATTAAGGCTAATGATGTTCTTTATGCTTCCGGCATGGGGAATGAGCAACGCGGCGGCTACATTGGTTGGCCAGAATCTGGGTGCTAAACATATTGACCGCGCAGAACAGTCTGTAATGAAAACCGCTAAATATGTGGTAATTTATATGCTCTGTGTTATGGGCCTAACCTTTGGAGTTGGCAGGTATTTTATATCGTTTTTTAGTAATGATGTTTTAATACAGGAGGTTGCCAAAAATGCACTTCAGATTATGAGTGCAGGGTATATATTTTATGGTATTGGAATGGTTCTGATCTCAACCTTTAATGGTGCCGGTGATACATGGACACCTACATGGGTTAATCTTTTTGGATTTTGGCTGTTCCAGATCCCTTTAGGTTACTTTCTGGCTAAACACATGGAAATGGGACCTACGGGCGTATTTATTGCTATTCCTGTTGCCGAAACTGGTATTGCAATAGCAAGCTATATCCTGTTTAGAATTGGGAAATGGAAGACCATAAAAGTCTAACCATATTTGTGGTTAGCATATCGTCATTCTGAGAAATCAGAATGACGATATTATATTAGTGTACGATCCCTACTGTTTTAGCTTCGGGATCATACCCCAACCCTGGTGTAAGCCAGTGTAATAAAAATACTCTCGAATAACGGTAATTAAATGGAGCGAATAAAAATACCCCTACCATAATAATGGCAATATACATCCAAAGATTCTCGTATGTAAGCTCTACACCAAGTACATATGCCGCTACGGCAATGGTAATCATTTCGGCAACATTCATAGCATAACTAATAAACATTGCTACATAAAAAAAGCCAGGCTCCCTTTCAAAGCGAAGGTTACATACCGAACAATACTCATTAGTTGTTTGCCCCTTAAATGCATAAAGCTTCCCAGAAAATATAGGACCTTTTCTGCATCTCGGACATTTACACTCTACAACAGCCTGTAATTTTGATATTGGTTTCATAACTTTAATATTATGAAACAAAAATACGGCATATTAACTATTTAATTTATGATCCAGATCATACTTAAATTTTAATGATTTTGCCTCTTATTAGCTTCAGTTCCTTTTGATCGGATAGCTTTTTTATAATTCGGATTACGGTTTCAACCCTCAAACCGCTCATATCTGCAAGCTGCTGCCTTGTTACTTTTAGCTCCTGGTTATGCTCCACATCTTTAAACAGGTATGCAGTAAGCGTTCTTATCCGGTGCTCTGCATGTTCGTTTGCCAATTCTTCGAGCATCATAGATTTATAAAATAAGCGATGGCTAAGCGTTTGAATTAGCTTCATACTAAAATCAGGATGTTGTTTCAGTATTTTAAAAAAATCATCGCTCTTTACAATTATAATTTCTGAATCCTGAGTAGCAATAGTATAAGCCAGATACGGTTTATTAACCAGTAAGGCCGGCTCTCCAAAATACTCGTTAGTTTTAAAGATACCTTGAATAAATTCTTTACCATCATCATTTACAGTTACCATTCGCACCTTGCCGCTCTTTATAAAATAAACGGCTCTGGGTTTAGCTCCCGGTTCATAAATAACTTCCCCTTTTTTATAAAAATTGGGCTTAAAATTATTATCTAACAAATACTTAAGTATCATGATATGCAGTAAAAATTTAATCTACTAAGATAAATATACCTCAAAAAAAATACCCAATAATGGGTATTTTTTTTGAGGACTACCTATATGTAACTTTGAAGAAATAAAACAATAAAAAAAGAGAAAATTATGAGAAAAAATTTTACTAAAACAATCGCATTTTTCAGCTTGATGGCCATCTTTACTATTGCTACTACTACTGCAGTGCATGCACAGGGTTCAAATTATGATGATTCTGATGAGAAAAATTTAGTTAAATGGAATGTAGGGGCATTACTACTAAAGAATTTTTCATTTCAATATGAACGTGCAATTACACCAAAAATCTCTGGTGCAGTAGGCATTAGGTTTTCTCCTAAATCGGGTGTTCCTTTTAGCTCTGCGCTTAAAAACGCCATTGATGACGATGAAACATGGGCAAGCATTAAGGATTTTAAAACCGGAAACTTTGCCATAACTCCAGAGGTTAGATTTTACTTAGGAAAAGGCGGATTTCAAGGATTTTATATAGCTCCTTTTATCAGATATGCCAACTATACTGCTGAAGTGCCTTATAGCTTCGACGTTGAGGATGGCGCCGGAAACTCAAGAACTGAAGTTATAGAACTTGATGGAAATGTTAATTCATTTACAGGCGGACTTCTTTTTGGTGCACAATGGAAAATTG contains the following coding sequences:
- a CDS encoding MATE family efflux transporter yields the protein MLEQKTASLGKLSQIFTLIKQALKGEDLDYTQGSIRKAVILLAIPMMLEMAMESVFALVDLYFVGHLHNSSHAIQTVGLTESVLTVIYSLAIGMSMAATAVVARRIGEKDPVAASKAGMQAIIIAVAFNLIISIVGLIYATDILLLMGASAETAAQGTTFMRIMMGGSVIIVLLFLINGIFRGAGNAAIAMRSLWIANIANIILCPVLINGFGPIPAFGLTGAAMATSLGRGIGVCYQVYHLVSDKGLLKVKLSYFKPHFEQIKALLKIATPGIFQFVIASCSWIFLAQLVATTGGDHGSAGYQTALRLMMFFMLPAWGMSNAAATLVGQNLGAKHIDRAEQSVMKTAKYVVIYMLCVMGLTFGVGRYFISFFSNDVLIQEVAKNALQIMSAGYIFYGIGMVLISTFNGAGDTWTPTWVNLFGFWLFQIPLGYFLAKHMEMGPTGVFIAIPVAETGIAIASYILFRIGKWKTIKV
- a CDS encoding DUF983 domain-containing protein: MKPISKLQAVVECKCPRCRKGPIFSGKLYAFKGQTTNEYCSVCNLRFEREPGFFYVAMFISYAMNVAEMITIAVAAYVLGVELTYENLWMYIAIIMVGVFLFAPFNYRYSRVFLLHWLTPGLGYDPEAKTVGIVH
- a CDS encoding Crp/Fnr family transcriptional regulator, translating into MILKYLLDNNFKPNFYKKGEVIYEPGAKPRAVYFIKSGKVRMVTVNDDGKEFIQGIFKTNEYFGEPALLVNKPYLAYTIATQDSEIIIVKSDDFFKILKQHPDFSMKLIQTLSHRLFYKSMMLEELANEHAEHRIRTLTAYLFKDVEHNQELKVTRQQLADMSGLRVETVIRIIKKLSDQKELKLIRGKIIKI
- a CDS encoding DUF3575 domain-containing protein encodes the protein MRKNFTKTIAFFSLMAIFTIATTTAVHAQGSNYDDSDEKNLVKWNVGALLLKNFSFQYERAITPKISGAVGIRFSPKSGVPFSSALKNAIDDDETWASIKDFKTGNFAITPEVRFYLGKGGFQGFYIAPFIRYANYTAEVPYSFDVEDGAGNSRTEVIELDGNVNSFTGGLLFGAQWKIAKRFAIDWWILGPNYGTSNGNISGNKALNQQEQDALRETLKDLEDLPVVKTKSSVDANGARVDFDGPWAGFRAGLSVGFRF